One part of the Salinimonas iocasae genome encodes these proteins:
- the flgE gene encoding flagellar hook protein FlgE: protein MSFNIALSGVAAAQKDLDVTSNNIANVNTVGFKESRAEFGDVYASSLLAGGKTKVGDGVLTQQVAQQFSQGSLQFTNTALDLAITGNGFFATVPEINSRDYSFTRSGQFKLNEDNFVVNSNGDNLLGFPVNKDGTSASVALSTTQPVRIPDSSGSPQATSEVDIRMNLPAAEAGKDPELFDPDDPLTYNSATSVTVYDSLGDSHVMTYYYIKDQNASNEWYVASAVDGEMVDLVNSDGSNADPTVSTNAVGPAGSEVAAARMRFSAGGDFIGLDAPDGNPVQKIQTEALGPGILLNGSDDSQQITIDFNLRTDQATPNEPTQFASTFEVTSLEQDGLPVGRLTGIDIGADGLVRATFSNGTSEPIVRVALARFANEQGLTQESSTQWKESIESGEALAGEATTGTFGEINSSALEQANVNLTTELIDLIIAQRNFQASSKALEANNQLNQTILNIR from the coding sequence ATGTCTTTTAACATAGCTCTGAGTGGCGTAGCCGCTGCGCAAAAAGATTTGGATGTTACTTCAAATAACATTGCCAACGTTAATACAGTTGGTTTTAAAGAGTCTCGGGCAGAGTTTGGCGATGTTTATGCCTCATCCCTGCTGGCTGGAGGCAAAACTAAAGTGGGTGATGGTGTACTGACACAACAGGTCGCTCAGCAGTTTTCTCAGGGCAGTCTGCAGTTTACCAATACTGCGCTGGATCTGGCGATTACCGGAAATGGATTCTTTGCAACGGTTCCTGAAATCAACTCCAGAGACTATTCTTTCACGCGTTCCGGGCAGTTCAAGCTGAACGAAGATAATTTTGTGGTGAACAGCAATGGTGACAACCTGTTGGGCTTTCCGGTCAATAAAGACGGCACCAGCGCATCAGTCGCACTGAGCACCACCCAGCCTGTGCGCATTCCAGATTCCTCTGGCTCGCCACAGGCAACCAGTGAAGTGGATATCAGAATGAATCTGCCAGCAGCGGAAGCAGGTAAAGATCCAGAATTATTCGACCCAGATGATCCACTCACCTACAACTCAGCTACGTCAGTGACAGTCTATGATTCATTGGGAGATAGCCATGTTATGACGTACTACTATATAAAAGACCAGAATGCTAGTAACGAGTGGTACGTCGCTTCAGCGGTGGACGGGGAAATGGTCGACCTGGTCAATTCGGATGGTAGTAACGCTGATCCAACTGTTTCAACTAATGCTGTGGGTCCTGCCGGTAGCGAAGTTGCCGCGGCCCGAATGAGGTTTAGCGCTGGAGGAGACTTTATTGGGTTAGATGCACCAGATGGTAATCCTGTTCAGAAAATTCAAACAGAAGCTTTGGGCCCTGGTATCCTATTAAATGGTTCCGATGATAGTCAGCAAATTACTATTGACTTTAATTTAAGAACTGACCAGGCAACACCCAACGAGCCAACCCAGTTTGCTTCCACATTCGAGGTGACGTCTTTAGAGCAAGATGGGTTACCGGTAGGACGTCTGACAGGGATTGATATCGGTGCAGATGGCCTGGTAAGGGCAACATTTTCTAATGGTACTTCCGAACCTATTGTTCGGGTAGCCTTAGCGCGCTTTGCTAATGAACAGGGCCTGACCCAGGAAAGCAGCACGCAATGGAAAGAAAGTATTGAATCCGGTGAAGCGCTGGCTGGTGAGGCTACCACCGGAACCTTCGGTGAGATTAACTCGTCGGCACTGGAACAGGCCAACGTTAACCTGACCACGGAGCTGATTGACCTGATTATCGCGCAGCGTAACTTCCAGGCAAGCTCAAAAGCACTGGAAGCCAATAATCAGCTTAACCAGACAATTCTGAATATCCGATAA
- a CDS encoding flagellar hook assembly protein FlgD: protein MNTVDNKGLINDLYWQEEQKPVADGSEQKLSQEDFFSLLTEQLAHQDPSKPVDNDQMVSQMTSFSMAEGITDLNSKFKDFAASMTSNQALQASSLIGQNVLVESNIGYMGSAGAGFSGVVVNEETVQDMKITIKNSQGEVVKSIDAGTQGAGNIQFAWDGTDQQGNPMPPGQYVVSASGQAQGEGVAIPTAMNRHVGSVSMAGSGQGVILNLDGDVSIKLDDVIQISS from the coding sequence GTGAATACAGTAGATAACAAAGGCCTGATTAATGATCTGTACTGGCAGGAAGAGCAAAAGCCAGTTGCAGACGGCAGTGAACAAAAACTGTCTCAGGAAGATTTTTTCTCATTATTAACCGAACAGCTTGCACACCAGGATCCCAGCAAACCAGTAGATAACGATCAGATGGTTTCGCAAATGACATCGTTCTCGATGGCAGAGGGAATTACCGATCTTAACAGCAAGTTTAAAGATTTTGCCGCATCAATGACATCCAACCAGGCACTACAGGCATCAAGCCTGATCGGTCAGAACGTGCTGGTTGAAAGCAACATCGGCTATATGGGCAGTGCCGGTGCTGGATTTTCCGGCGTCGTAGTCAATGAAGAAACTGTTCAGGATATGAAAATCACCATCAAGAACTCCCAGGGGGAAGTGGTGAAGTCGATTGATGCAGGCACCCAGGGCGCTGGCAATATTCAGTTTGCCTGGGACGGAACCGATCAACAGGGTAATCCAATGCCGCCGGGACAGTATGTGGTAAGTGCTTCTGGCCAGGCTCAGGGCGAGGGGGTTGCCATTCCGACAGCGATGAATCGTCATGTAGGTAGCGTAAGCATGGCCGGTAGTGGTCAGGGCGTAATTTTGAATTTGGATGGTGATGTCAGTATCAAACTGGATGATGTCATCCAAATCAGTAGTTAG
- the flgC gene encoding flagellar basal body rod protein FlgC — MGLFNVMNISSTGMEAENVRLNTTASNIANANTVSSSYGETYKARHPVFAAELQRATDHQNKGAGVQVKGIVESDAPLNVEYAPNNPLADKDGYIYKPNVNVVEEMANMLSASKGYETNVQVADTTKRLFRRVLQLGQGQ, encoded by the coding sequence ATGGGCTTATTTAATGTAATGAACATCTCCAGTACCGGAATGGAAGCGGAGAACGTCAGACTCAACACCACCGCCAGCAATATTGCCAATGCAAACACAGTAAGCAGTAGCTACGGTGAAACCTACAAAGCGCGTCACCCGGTGTTTGCCGCAGAGTTACAACGCGCCACCGACCATCAAAACAAGGGGGCCGGTGTACAAGTTAAAGGAATTGTAGAAAGCGATGCACCACTCAATGTTGAGTATGCGCCCAATAATCCTCTGGCAGATAAAGATGGTTACATCTACAAGCCAAACGTGAATGTGGTTGAAGAGATGGCCAATATGCTTTCTGCCTCTAAAGGCTATGAAACCAATGTTCAGGTAGCTGATACCACCAAGCGTTTGTTCCGCCGGGTGTTGCAGCTAGGTCAGGGCCAGTAG
- the flgB gene encoding flagellar basal body rod protein FlgB, giving the protein MAINLDKLVGFHQRAVNIREDRMEVIAGNLANANTPGYKARDIDFNKAMSSAREHQQGSMTRTSDKHFAGKMTASQFELQYRVPNQPDTGDGNTVEVQAERNAFLENGMRYQASLQFLDGKLKGMKKALSGGNG; this is encoded by the coding sequence ATGGCAATAAATCTGGATAAACTTGTCGGCTTTCACCAGCGCGCTGTGAACATACGTGAAGATCGTATGGAAGTCATCGCCGGAAACCTGGCTAACGCAAATACCCCTGGCTATAAGGCCAGAGATATCGACTTTAATAAAGCGATGTCTTCTGCCCGTGAACATCAACAGGGCAGCATGACCCGAACCAGTGATAAACACTTCGCCGGAAAAATGACAGCCAGCCAGTTTGAGTTACAGTACCGGGTTCCCAATCAACCTGATACCGGTGACGGCAATACTGTGGAAGTTCAGGCAGAGCGTAATGCTTTTCTTGAGAACGGCATGCGCTACCAGGCCTCATTACAATTTCTTGATGGTAAATTGAAAGGCATGAAAAAAGCGCTGAGCGGAGGAAATGGCTAA
- a CDS encoding CheR family methyltransferase codes for MKNKEVSLKCYQQFSEFLEKQCGIVLGENKQYLVRSRLSPLLYKYPFEQLDDVIRAVLDNRDRLLLQDVIDAMTTNETLWFRDTYPFELLKSHILPQLKSANRRIRIWSAACSSGQEPYSIAMTVLEYQRQKPGALPYGAEIVATDLSSSMLTKCQAGMYDELSLARGLSADRRQRFFSSHVSGMMQINQDVRNMVSFRSLNLLHSYAGLGRFDIVFCRNVLIYFAPAVKQQILQQIAAQLQPSGMLFLGASESIGNAGEHFTMQRCQPGLYYQRKG; via the coding sequence TTGAAAAATAAAGAGGTATCGCTGAAATGCTATCAGCAATTCAGCGAATTTCTCGAAAAGCAGTGTGGCATCGTACTAGGAGAAAATAAGCAGTACCTGGTTCGTAGCCGCCTCTCACCGCTACTTTACAAATACCCTTTTGAGCAGCTTGACGATGTTATTCGGGCTGTACTGGATAACCGTGACCGTTTGTTGTTGCAGGATGTTATCGATGCAATGACAACAAACGAAACACTCTGGTTTCGCGACACTTATCCTTTTGAATTATTAAAGTCTCATATATTGCCTCAGCTGAAATCTGCTAATCGGCGTATCAGAATATGGAGTGCCGCCTGTTCGTCAGGACAGGAACCCTATTCGATTGCCATGACGGTGCTCGAGTATCAACGACAAAAACCCGGCGCCTTGCCCTATGGCGCCGAAATTGTGGCAACAGATTTATCTTCATCGATGCTGACGAAATGTCAGGCTGGTATGTATGACGAATTGTCTTTGGCGCGGGGTCTGTCTGCAGACCGCCGGCAACGCTTTTTCAGCTCGCATGTCAGTGGCATGATGCAGATTAATCAGGATGTGCGAAATATGGTGTCCTTTCGGTCACTCAACCTGTTGCATTCCTATGCCGGGCTAGGGCGCTTCGACATCGTCTTTTGTCGTAACGTATTGATTTACTTCGCACCTGCCGTTAAACAACAAATACTGCAACAAATTGCCGCCCAGTTGCAGCCCAGCGGCATGCTTTTCCTCGGCGCCTCTGAATCTATCGGCAATGCCGGTGAGCATTTCACCATGCAGCGTTGCCAGCCAGGCCTCTATTATCAACGCAAAGGTTAA
- a CDS encoding chemotaxis protein CheV — translation MSGILDSVNQRTQLVGQNRLELLLFRLNGRQRFGINVFKVREVLQCPPLTSMPKLNSLVRGVAHIRGQTISVIDLSMATGGKRIENLDNAFIVIAEYNRSVQGFLVGAVERIINTNWDAIMPPPKGTGRASYLTAVTEVENELIEILDVEKILNEISPLGTDVSEDVAKTLTTEGSENKIIFIADDSSVARSQVKKALTTLGLEIEVAKNGLEALRRLKEIAAETGDVTDKVGVLVSDIEMPEMDGYTLTAEIKNDPELQNLHVVLHTSLSGVFNQAMVKKVGADDFIAKFHPDELATAVQKWLVNTDK, via the coding sequence ATGTCAGGTATTCTCGACTCCGTTAATCAGCGAACCCAGTTGGTGGGTCAAAATCGTCTGGAGTTATTGTTGTTTCGGCTTAACGGTCGCCAACGTTTTGGAATTAACGTTTTTAAGGTGAGGGAAGTTCTGCAGTGCCCGCCGTTAACATCAATGCCTAAACTGAACTCATTAGTCAGAGGTGTTGCGCATATCCGCGGTCAGACTATTTCAGTTATCGATCTGAGTATGGCGACCGGGGGCAAACGTATAGAGAATCTCGACAATGCTTTTATTGTCATTGCTGAATACAATCGCTCAGTTCAGGGCTTTTTGGTGGGTGCGGTAGAGCGCATTATCAACACAAACTGGGACGCCATTATGCCACCGCCAAAAGGTACGGGGCGCGCCAGTTATTTAACGGCCGTAACTGAAGTAGAGAATGAGTTAATTGAAATTCTCGACGTTGAAAAAATTCTGAACGAAATTTCGCCACTGGGCACCGATGTTAGTGAAGATGTCGCTAAAACACTCACTACCGAAGGCAGTGAGAACAAAATCATTTTTATTGCCGATGACTCTTCCGTTGCCCGTAGTCAGGTGAAAAAAGCACTGACCACACTCGGTCTTGAGATTGAAGTTGCAAAAAATGGTCTGGAAGCGCTGCGTCGGCTCAAAGAAATTGCTGCAGAAACCGGTGATGTTACCGACAAGGTGGGTGTGTTAGTGTCCGACATCGAAATGCCCGAAATGGATGGCTATACGCTGACCGCAGAGATTAAAAACGATCCGGAATTACAGAATTTGCATGTAGTGCTCCATACGTCTTTAAGCGGCGTATTCAATCAGGCAATGGTTAAAAAGGTAGGTGCGGATGACTTTATCGCAAAGTTTCATCCGGACGAATTGGCTACTGCCGTCCAGAAATGGCTGGTTAATACCGACAAATGA
- the flgA gene encoding flagellar basal body P-ring formation chaperone FlgA, which translates to MIIEKASKIALLSIGLVLSMAAEASSQSKDSSNHAQIQQGVKTYLESQLAASTNAQNINIAVSDIDKRISVPACAQGFEYFADEQSLSQSYVSVRVSCNNNEWYLFANAKVQKTQPVVVTAGMLSPGTVLSAANLTVTQIETNRLRHTAYQQVNDLVGARMKHRVRQGQPVQSNMLCFICEGDRITISAEVGGMQVKTSGIAKQDGVIGDTISVVNASSQKTVVAEVASTEKVVVRL; encoded by the coding sequence ATGATTATTGAAAAAGCCAGTAAAATTGCGTTGTTATCTATTGGGCTGGTTTTAAGCATGGCGGCAGAAGCCTCATCCCAGTCAAAAGATAGCAGTAATCATGCCCAAATCCAGCAAGGTGTTAAAACTTATCTTGAATCTCAGCTGGCAGCGTCAACTAATGCGCAAAATATAAACATCGCTGTGTCAGACATCGACAAACGAATTAGTGTGCCCGCTTGCGCTCAAGGTTTTGAGTATTTCGCCGATGAACAAAGCCTGTCGCAGTCTTATGTATCAGTACGTGTTAGTTGTAACAACAATGAGTGGTATTTGTTCGCCAATGCTAAGGTACAAAAGACCCAGCCGGTGGTGGTCACTGCAGGCATGCTGAGTCCGGGGACGGTATTAAGCGCAGCAAACCTGACGGTGACGCAAATAGAAACAAACCGTTTGCGTCACACCGCGTATCAGCAGGTTAACGACCTTGTCGGCGCGCGGATGAAGCACAGAGTGCGGCAGGGACAACCTGTGCAATCAAATATGTTATGCTTTATATGTGAAGGTGATCGCATTACAATTAGCGCTGAGGTAGGTGGTATGCAGGTGAAAACCTCGGGTATCGCTAAGCAGGACGGCGTGATTGGTGACACTATTTCAGTGGTTAATGCCAGTTCTCAGAAGACGGTTGTCGCCGAGGTGGCAAGTACTGAGAAAGTCGTGGTTCGCTTGTAG
- the flgM gene encoding flagellar biosynthesis anti-sigma factor FlgM: MAINNVNNNGVPKTPLDNSKVSQQQSQNQTAVQQEAAAKSQAGKAPRQDSVSLTQSAQQLSQVQKKSTEAPVDQEKVDKLKKAIETGEYRVDPESLARKIARLEAQVFGIKS; the protein is encoded by the coding sequence ATGGCTATTAATAATGTAAATAATAACGGGGTTCCAAAAACGCCGTTAGACAATTCAAAAGTTTCTCAGCAGCAGTCGCAAAACCAGACTGCTGTGCAGCAGGAAGCAGCAGCGAAATCTCAGGCAGGCAAAGCGCCACGCCAGGATTCTGTATCGCTGACTCAGTCTGCTCAACAGCTGTCTCAGGTTCAGAAAAAAAGTACTGAGGCCCCTGTTGATCAGGAAAAAGTGGATAAGCTGAAAAAGGCAATTGAGACCGGTGAATACCGCGTTGATCCAGAATCTCTGGCGCGTAAAATCGCTCGTCTTGAAGCGCAGGTTTTCGGGATAAAGTCTTAA
- the flgN gene encoding flagellar export chaperone FlgN yields MQSLLSMLDSQIAHLENLAVLLDKELHLISSRNAEELMTLLKEKEETLESIQAIDSEIHRHYQSQLSAENRSEDVQARLDQAQKCLEQCQYQTQINQTAVEQGQLRLTHLRNLMLEVRAKESLTYDKKGKPSGGKLGSGVSA; encoded by the coding sequence ATGCAGTCATTGCTATCAATGTTGGATTCGCAAATTGCCCATCTGGAAAATTTAGCAGTCCTGCTGGATAAGGAACTGCATTTAATAAGTTCACGAAACGCTGAAGAACTGATGACGTTGCTCAAAGAAAAAGAGGAAACTCTCGAGAGCATTCAGGCGATTGACAGTGAAATACACCGCCACTACCAATCACAGCTGTCAGCCGAGAATCGTTCTGAGGATGTTCAGGCACGCCTTGACCAGGCACAAAAATGTCTGGAGCAGTGTCAGTATCAGACGCAAATCAATCAAACTGCCGTTGAACAGGGTCAGCTTCGTCTGACCCATCTGCGTAATCTTATGTTAGAAGTTCGGGCCAAAGAATCGCTGACTTACGATAAGAAAGGTAAGCCTTCTGGCGGTAAGCTGGGTTCGGGTGTCAGCGCCTGA
- a CDS encoding LPP20 family lipoprotein has protein sequence MKKSLVSSAALALCLTLPGCTSMFNKHVEWETVEPESYPKLTAVGYAPVTSQQGNSDAQRTMMAMKASKLDAYRELTEQVYGQQIDGEQTVANMVMTDSQLKSSVEGVIRGARVVKAYPVGEDTYVTELELDMQRVYDLYLSTAKPQRIKDVTYY, from the coding sequence ATGAAAAAGTCTCTGGTAAGTTCTGCAGCATTAGCACTTTGTCTTACGTTGCCAGGTTGCACGTCCATGTTCAACAAACATGTAGAATGGGAAACGGTTGAACCAGAAAGCTATCCAAAGCTTACAGCGGTTGGCTATGCGCCTGTTACATCTCAACAGGGGAATTCCGATGCGCAAAGAACGATGATGGCTATGAAAGCATCAAAGCTTGATGCTTACAGAGAGCTAACCGAGCAGGTTTATGGTCAGCAAATTGACGGTGAGCAGACGGTAGCAAACATGGTGATGACAGATAGCCAGCTAAAAAGCTCGGTAGAAGGGGTTATTCGTGGAGCCCGGGTGGTTAAGGCTTATCCCGTTGGTGAAGATACCTACGTTACTGAACTGGAGTTAGATATGCAGCGCGTTTACGATTTATACCTGTCGACAGCGAAGCCGCAGCGTATCAAAGATGTCACCTATTATTAG
- a CDS encoding flagellar assembly protein T N-terminal domain-containing protein, with amino-acid sequence MTSLTSIHNALFNTRPGVYKKAIIALVSIVMLVPWQVSAAWFEAQGQALVVNGDKEDAKKKATQEALRQAMLFAGASVQSVQTLANGLLKKEQLTVTANAEVQNVELIDEIWERDIVTVRIRADIFPKPASCEAAGFLKTIATTEFLISTPSQAQDGQIQELSSVIPLKLQASLTQQTNAATIARITDYPIDWRRQDLRRQAPTLARQSRTQYIIAATITDLSLNREPASMLSFWKGDRATRHFSLDISLIDGVHGGVLMQKQYGTRAPWRFDQFEDVDASGAPFWQSAYGEAVARTLEQVSSDVAAKLACQPATGRVIQVAGNTLEVSLGRSHGIQVGDELFLYQTKQVSNPFNDNFIQYNLYPERVTVTAAYADSATVKVANDGILMNIQPNDFVAKR; translated from the coding sequence ATGACATCACTAACTTCTATACATAACGCATTGTTTAATACACGGCCCGGGGTTTATAAGAAGGCAATTATTGCCCTGGTCAGTATTGTCATGCTGGTTCCATGGCAGGTTTCTGCCGCTTGGTTTGAGGCGCAGGGACAAGCGCTTGTAGTGAACGGCGATAAAGAAGACGCTAAAAAGAAAGCAACTCAGGAGGCACTGCGCCAGGCTATGTTATTTGCAGGCGCTTCTGTGCAAAGCGTGCAGACCCTGGCTAACGGCCTGTTGAAAAAAGAACAGCTAACTGTAACTGCGAATGCCGAAGTCCAGAATGTAGAGCTTATTGATGAGATTTGGGAGCGGGATATCGTTACGGTCCGTATCCGCGCTGACATTTTTCCCAAGCCAGCTTCATGTGAGGCAGCAGGCTTTCTGAAGACCATTGCCACCACCGAATTTCTTATCTCAACACCCAGCCAGGCTCAGGATGGTCAGATTCAGGAGCTGTCATCCGTCATCCCGCTAAAATTGCAGGCGTCACTGACTCAACAGACGAACGCTGCCACAATTGCCCGCATTACTGACTACCCCATCGACTGGCGCAGACAAGATTTGCGTCGACAAGCGCCTACGCTGGCCAGACAATCCCGCACGCAATATATTATTGCTGCGACCATTACGGATCTCAGTCTGAACCGTGAACCGGCCTCGATGCTTTCTTTTTGGAAAGGCGATCGGGCTACACGGCACTTTAGCCTGGATATTTCACTGATTGATGGCGTGCATGGTGGTGTACTTATGCAAAAGCAATATGGAACACGCGCCCCGTGGCGGTTTGATCAATTTGAAGATGTAGATGCCAGTGGTGCACCGTTCTGGCAATCTGCGTACGGCGAAGCGGTTGCCAGAACACTTGAACAGGTAAGTAGTGATGTGGCCGCTAAACTCGCCTGTCAGCCCGCCACCGGGAGAGTCATCCAGGTGGCTGGTAATACACTCGAAGTGTCACTGGGACGTTCTCATGGCATACAGGTAGGAGATGAATTATTCCTGTATCAGACCAAACAGGTCAGTAACCCGTTCAATGATAATTTCATCCAGTACAACCTTTATCCTGAAAGGGTAACTGTAACAGCAGCCTACGCCGACTCAGCAACGGTGAAGGTAGCAAATGATGGTATTTTGATGAATATTCAGCCAAATGACTTTGTTGCGAAACGCTAA
- the smrA gene encoding DNA endonuclease SmrA has translation MHEYDEELNAFLEEMDGVRPIAPDDKVHHHSPEQQIREKQARARRHASQSPELNPLSMDGVKSVHPDDFLSYQQPGIQDGVFKNLRMGKYPVEYRLNLKGMPLKACREAFYDEIVKCHARGTRALLIQHGRGENSKPFPALKKSYVKHWLDELEEVIAYHTAQRQHGGTAATYVLLKKHPDQKLINREKNRKG, from the coding sequence ATGCATGAGTACGACGAAGAATTAAATGCATTTCTGGAAGAGATGGACGGTGTCAGGCCAATAGCTCCTGACGATAAAGTTCATCATCATTCACCCGAACAGCAAATCAGGGAAAAGCAGGCTCGCGCTCGCCGCCATGCCTCGCAATCACCGGAGCTAAATCCCTTAAGTATGGACGGCGTTAAATCTGTTCATCCTGACGACTTTCTTAGTTATCAGCAGCCCGGTATTCAAGACGGTGTGTTTAAAAACCTGCGCATGGGAAAGTACCCTGTTGAATATCGTCTGAACCTTAAAGGTATGCCCTTAAAAGCATGCCGCGAAGCTTTTTATGACGAAATCGTAAAATGTCATGCCAGGGGAACACGTGCTTTGCTAATACAGCACGGCAGAGGCGAAAACAGTAAGCCCTTCCCAGCGCTCAAGAAAAGTTATGTGAAGCATTGGCTCGATGAACTGGAAGAAGTCATTGCGTACCATACCGCGCAGCGTCAGCATGGTGGTACAGCGGCGACTTATGTATTACTGAAAAAGCATCCGGACCAAAAATTGATAAACAGGGAAAAAAACAGGAAAGGGTAA